The Esox lucius isolate fEsoLuc1 chromosome 20, fEsoLuc1.pri, whole genome shotgun sequence region CTCTTCAGTGTTCATCTGATAGCAACCACGGGCTTACAGCAGCATTGGTTCTGTGCTGGAAGTGAATCTCATTGTGTATCAGAACTGCCTCACCTGGTTTGCTCTAGGGGAAAAGTGAAGGTGTGGTGGAATACACCCTGAATGTCCTGCCCAGAGTGGGAGGTGAGAAGCCACAGAAATAAGTTGTGAATTCAGtgaacatttagtttttctgctgTAAGTTTTCACCTTGTCCAACGTCCacttctcttcctccccctctcccccctctcccccctctcctctcacttGTTGACAACTACAGCACAGCCGGACCGAGTTGTACATGCTTTGAATGGGTTGATGCGTTTCTTGAGTCCCCTAAGCACTCTAATCATTTGACCTTGACCTCCACCACCAGTGTAGAGCTGCAGCTATGCCGCTGTGGATTTAAGACACAGCAATCTGAAGTCTATCTGATCATTTCTCTCTACAAAATCACAGAGCAATTCGTAAGATTGACCCTTGCCTGAGGtcatgtctgcctgtgtgtctcagCTCGTATAAGGCGTTACTCGGACGCCATGCCACTCCCAGACTCCTTCATTCAGAAGCAGCAGCTGGATGCCAGCATGGCCGACACATTCCTGGAACACCTGTGTCTGCTGGACATCGACCAGGAGCCAATTACAGCCCGTAACACCAGCATCATCTGCACCATCGGTGAGTTAAATGACCAATCACCAAGTTATCAGTGAATTATATAACTAATCACCTAGATCAGCAGTGAGTTATTTAACTAATCACCTAGATCATCAGTGAGTTATATAACCAATCACCTAGATCAGCAGTGAGTTATTTAACTAATCACCTAGATCATCAGTGAGTTATATAACCAATCACCTAGATCAGCAGTGAGTTATTTAACTAATCACCTGGATCATCAGTGAGTTATATAACCAATCACCTAGATCAGCAGTGAGTTATTTAACTAATAACCTAGATCATCAGTGAGTTATATAACCAATCACCTAGATCAGCAGTGAGTTATTTAACTAATCACCTGGATCATCAGTGAGTTATATAAACAATCACCTAGATCAGCAGTGAGTTATTTAACCAATCACCTGGATCATCAGTGAGTTATATAACCAATCACCTAGATCAGCAGTGAGTTATTTAACTAATCACCTGGATCATCAGTGAGTTATATAAACAATCACCTAGATCAGCAGTGAGTTATTTAACCAATCACCTGGATCATCAGTGATCAACCCACCCCCTGCACTACTTATGACAAATAATGTTTGTATTAACAgtccaaaatgtttaaaaatattggATGTTTGGCTTTCAAATGTGGTAAGGCACACCTTAGGGCCCCCTTGAATGTAATCTGTGTGGAGTCTGAGGACTCTGATTTGGGTTTCAAAGTGCACTGATGGATATGTGCACTGACTGACTAATAGACTGCTTGAGAAATAGATATGTTCAACTTTCTTTTACTCTTTCTTTtactctttctttttctctttcaggtCCTGCGTCTCGCTCCATCCCCAAATTGCAGGAGATGGTGAAAGCAGGAATGAACATTGCTCGACTCAACTTCTCTCATGGCTCTCacgaggtgtgtgtgcgtgcgtgcgtgcttgtgtgcaagtgtgtgcgcgtgtgattCCTACCATCCTCATCAATTTGATGTGGTCACTTATCTAACAGTCATTCACGTCATAAGAGTCCAGTAAGAGCTATTTCTTCTCCTTTCCTTCAGTACCATGGTGAGACCATCAAGAACATCCGTGAGGCTGTGGATTcaatgacccctgaccccttaTACTACAGGCCAGTAGCCATCGCTTTGGACACCAAAGGCCCCGAGATACGCACAGGCCTGGTTCGAGGGGTCAGCCTGCATTTTATCACAACTACTGTTCTATCCAGTGGGCTTACATTATACATATTTAGACTGGTCACATAGACTGGTCAGTAATCTAGACTGGTCATTCATCTAGAGTGGTCACATAGACTGGTCAGTAATCTAGATTGGTCATTCATCTAGAGTGGTCACATAGACTGGTCAGTAATCTCGACTGGTCACATAGACTGCTCAGTAATCTAGACTGGTCATTCATCTAGAATGGTCAAATAGACTGGTCAGTTATCTAGATTGGTAACCAAGACTGGTCAGTAATTTAGTCCGGTCAGTCTAATAGACTGGTCACCTAGACTGGTCAGTAACCTACACTGGTCAGTTATCTAGACTGGCCAGTAATTTAGGCTGGTCATCTAGACTGGTCAGTTATCTAGACTGGCCAGTAATTTAGGCTTGTCAAGACTGGTCAGTAATCTAGACTGCTCACAAAGACTGGTCAGTAATCCAACACGAGAGTATGAGGAAGATTATTTCTCATCACCAGAGCAAAATGAATATTTGAAACACTGATCTGTTACAGCACCAGTCCTGCTAATACAAACGTATaaataatgagaaaaaaaagccCCGTTTATTTATTGTTCATAATACTGTTATATCACTGAACAAATTCAGGGgttttgtttcagtgtgtgttacTCTCTGTCTCACGGTGTGTGTTCAGAGTGCAGCAGAGGAGGTGGAGTTGCAGCGTGGGGCCAGGGTGCGTGTGGTGACCGATGAGGGGAACAGGGACAGTACAGATGGCAGGGTAATCTGGGTGGACTACCCCAGTCTGCCTCAGGTCCTCCAGAAGGGGGGGAGAATCTACATTGATGATGGACTCATTGGACTGAAAGTGATGGAGATAGGTAACACGGACTAGGACTgtcaaacaataaataaaccAAAATTCCATTTTAAAAGCAGTGCATATGTGTTGACTGTAAGGCACGGAAACACaaaattttatttacaataaatgtcACAAAAACCACTGTAACATATTAATGCTTTAATGAATGGTGTTTAAGTGTGATAAAGAACTGCCTCTTTGGACATAAACAGCACAAAGAGCTTTTAACCCCACACAAACACGTCACAGTACCAGAGGTCTTTCTAGACCAGCTATCAGCAACTGCAATGCTTATTCTTGTGCTATGATTTGTTAATGGTACTCCTCTATGCTGTCTGTCTCGCCTCCCTCCAGGTCCAGATTGGGTGGAGGCTCTGGTGGAAAGTGGTGGTGTGCTGGGCAGCCGTAAGGGGGTCAACCTGCCAGGGTGCGACCTGGTAGACATGCCCGCAGTGAGTGAACGTGACGAGACGGACCTGAAATTCGGTGTGGCCCAGGGAGTGGACATGGTCTTTGCCAGCTTCATCCGCTGTGCCAAGGACGTCCGAGAGGTTCGGCGGGCCCTGGGCGCCTTCGGAAAGGACATCAAGGTGATCAGCAAGGTGGAGAGTCGCCAGGGAGTGCAGAAGTGAGTgtggaggtgaagagaggaATGGACATCCATCCATGCATGTACTCTCATATTTATTTCTAAACTACATGTTTGATTGGCCTTCTACTATAGAAACCCAGCCACTCATACTTCCCTTTGTCCTGTAAGTGACATGACTCCTTCTGCATCCATACAGTGGTTATGTCAGGATGAGATCCCAGTACTGTATCAGGTTGGATAGAGCATGTTTTCAGAGTTGATCTACAACCACTCTGATAGCTACAGTATTGCTTAATCCGTGATTAAGTGGAACATGATACGGTACAGTGTATCTCTATGACGGTGAAGGACTCCTTCCCGGTGACAGCAGAGAGGGATGGATAACTCTGTGCCAGGATTTACTGTTTGCTATGATGGATGAGGATGTGTCAAACCTATATAGGATGTTACATATCTCTCATCCATATGGAtgtcagtatgtgaacaatggCAGTAATAAATCATGCTCCCCCTCCCTCGTCATTCCCTTGTCTTGTCTTctcatcctcttcttcctccctttATTCGTCCCAACCTCAACCCCTCGCTTCCTTTCCCTCTTCCCTGCCTGTTATCAGTTTCCTAGAGATCCTGGCTGAGAGTGATGGGGTAATGGTTGCCAGGGGCGACCTGGGTATAGAGATCCCTGCAGAGAAAGTTTTCATTGCTCAGAAAATGATGATTGGACGTTGCAACTCTGCTGGCAAGCCTGTCATCTGTGCCACACAggtcagaaaaaaaataatacacacacacacacatacatacattaagATATATGTAGCCACTTACACACTATCTGTAACAGACAGAATTatacagacacagtcagtcagggTGTTGTATAGTACAAAGTCTAGCAGGTTGTCTATAAGAGGCCtaagtgtacacacacaaccacacacacagttgggATATGTTACCTAGGATATTAACAAAAGGACACACATACAGTTGGGAAATGTTACCTAGGATATTAACAAAAGGACACACATACAGTTGGGAAATGTTACCTAGGATATTAACAAAAGGACACACATACAGTTGGGATATGTTACCTAGGATATTAACAAAAGGACACACATACAGTTGGGATATGTTACCTAGGATAATTACAAAAGGACACACATACAACAGCAATTAAGACACACAGACTCCTCTCCAGCTCATGTCCTCTCCGTCTCATTCATTCTGATATGGCTAGACCCTGTGTGTAGTCACTAATATCCCCTCTATCTCATGTTACCAAATCATGTGTTCTAATGAATGTGTGACatatcattgtgtgtgtgtgtgtgtggtagatgtTGGAGAGCATGGTAGCCCACCCCAGACCTACGCGTGCAGAGGGCAGTGACGTAGCTAATGCAGTGCTGGATGGAGCGGACTGTGTCATGCTGTCTGGAGAGACGGCCAAAGGACTGTTCCCTGTGGAGGCTGTGTCCATGATGCACTCGGTCAGTGAGAGCAGACCACCAGGTCCATTCCACACCTCAGACTCAAAGGAATGGGAAAGACTACATGAGATACGGTTTAGAAATACGGGCTGTGGGACACTTGGAAGGAATCGAAATGCGGCTGATGCTTTAAGCCTTCCCCCTCCTGTCTGTGTCACATACCTACAGATCTGCAGGGAGGCTGAGGGAGCCATCTTCCACCAGCAGTTGTTTGAGGAGCTCCGTCGGCTGACCCCTTTGTCCAATGACCCTACTGAGGTCACTGCAATAGGAGCTGTAGAGTCTTCCTTCAAATGCTGTGCGGGAGCCATCATAGTACTGACTACTACTGGCAGGTatattctgacacacacacacacagacaaacatacacacacagctcactgACTCCAactctctcccttttttctctttccatccctctctctccctttacctcAGATCGGCCCAGCTCCTGTCACGGTACCGCCCACGCTGTCCCATCGTCGCGGTAACAAGGACTCCTCAGGTGAGATGCTGTATGATATTGTCCTACTGTACGAGTTAAAAGCTTTAAGGATATATGGAGGGGTGACAACAGTGTGATCTGGAGGTACGGCTACACAATACTGTGGTGGTAGCCtgtagatggggggggggggctgtgatCTACCTCTCCCAGGGTAAAGGTAGATGGGGGCTGTGATCTACCTCTCCCAGGGTAAAGGTAGATGGGGTCTGTGATCTACCTCTCCCAGGGTAAAGGTAGATGGGGTCTGTGATCTTCCTCTCCCAGGGTAAAGGTAGATGGGGGCTGTGATCTACCTCTCCCAGGGTAAAGGTAGATGGGGTCTGTGATCTTCCTCTCCCAGGGTAAAGGTAGATGGGGTCTGTGATCTACCTCTCCCAGGGTAAAGGTAGATGGGGTCTGTGATCTACCTCTCCCAGGGTAAAGGTAGATGGGGTCTGTGATCTACCTCTCCCAGGGTAAAGGTAGATGGGGTCTGTGATCTTCCTCTCCCAGGGTAAAGGTAGATGGGGTCTGTGATCTTCCTCTCCCAGGGTAAAGGTAGATGGGGTCTGTGATCTACCTCTCCCAGGGTAAAGGTAGATGGGGTCTGTGATCTACCTCTCCCAGGGTAAAGGTAGATGGGGTCTGTGATCTTCCTCTCCCAGGGTAAAGGTAGATGGGGTCTGTGATCTTCCTCTCCCAGGGTAAAGGTAGATGGGGTCTGTGATCTACCTCTCCCAGGGTAAAGGTGGTTAGTAAGAGGAGTCCGTATGTTCTCTGTCCCCAGGTGGCACGTCAGTCCCAGCTTCTGAGAGGTGTGTTCCCTGCTCTGTTTCACCCCCTTCCTGCCCCTGTGTGGGCCGACGACGTTGACAACAGAGTCAATTTCGGCATTgacataggtgtgtgtgtgtgtgtgtgggtgtgtgtgagagtgtgtcgTAAAATCATTCCTGGGTGTTTTAATAGCTTACTCTGTTTGACACTTCCCTTTCTGTGTGTGCAGGGAAGGTCAGGGGATTCTTCAAGACCGGTGACATGGTGATTGTGGTGACCGGCTGGATCCCTGGTTCTGGTCACACTAACATCATGAGGGCAGTTCATGTGCCCTGAACACTCTGCTCCTATTGGACACCACTAAGTAGCCCAAAAGCCCAACAAACACACCAGCAGAACCTAACTACATTGCATGGATAATCAGAACAATAACCAATTTCCTTCATGATGTGGGAAGCactatttttccattttcatttttaacttAATGTTGTCATAATTTCTTTTTGTGATTATTAATTTTTGTCTTAAAGACGCAGTCAAGAGTTTCTGTATAATTTCAAGCAGTCGGTATGAGGTGGTGCTCATAAGCTCTATGTCATCCAATTGTATACTACATCATCCATTTTGTATGTTAACAAACTTTAATGTTCAGTTTTTACAATATGTAACAAATCCACCACGTAACATATCATAGAAATGTGGTGTTTCGTTAACATCACAGATTGCAttgttaatgtttgtgtatgtttattCAAAAGCACTGCCTTTCTCCAAATTAAGCTCAGAGTAATGTATCTCAGCATAACACCATCCCTCTCTGTTCAGTCTAGTTTAGTGTTGGCCATCTGTATGTTGTAATAATTGTAATATTGTTTGAGCAACAAATAATAAACAGCATCTAATTTGGTGATTATAGTTGTCATTTATTATGGACAGTCATTTACAGTGTACTATTTTTTCCCTGTCACTTCCCAAACGGTAGAACACCTGGTGGGGGGCAGATACAAGACAAAGGTCTTGTAGTGGATGTCAGCTTCAGCTAGAAGTCAGTGGGGTTAAAAGGAGTCCGGTGACATTGTACTGCTAAGGAAGGTTGAACAAGATGTGGACCATGGCGCGCCTAGCAAGCTATAGACCGTGTTCTGTCGAAATTCTGCCCTCTAACAAACTCTATACCTTCATGTCCTAAAAAGATTGGCATAGCAACCGAGTGACGTTTCATTACAACATAAACGCAATGAACAACAGTTTGCTCGGCAAGAATGTTGAAGTAGCTATTTCTTCTACCGAATCCATTAAGGGCTTCCTTAAAACACGGCATTTCACCCAGCTCAACGGGCATGGTTTACATTAGGTATAGCGCACGTTTAGGCTCGATATGTATGTTATGTGATCCAACGCTCTCCCTAAATCCACCCACATTTGCCacagtttaaataaatatggattttctgtctctcacagatggGTGAAGTGTGGACGTTTTCAATAGTGTATACACTTTTGAAAGCAGTTTCGTAATTACAtcctccc contains the following coding sequences:
- the pklr gene encoding pyruvate kinase PKLR isoform X1; its protein translation is MGARIRRYSDAMPLPDSFIQKQQLDASMADTFLEHLCLLDIDQEPITARNTSIICTIGPASRSIPKLQEMVKAGMNIARLNFSHGSHEYHGETIKNIREAVDSMTPDPLYYRPVAIALDTKGPEIRTGLVRGSAAEEVELQRGARVRVVTDEGNRDSTDGRVIWVDYPSLPQVLQKGGRIYIDDGLIGLKVMEIGPDWVEALVESGGVLGSRKGVNLPGCDLVDMPAVSERDETDLKFGVAQGVDMVFASFIRCAKDVREVRRALGAFGKDIKVISKVESRQGVQNFLEILAESDGVMVARGDLGIEIPAEKVFIAQKMMIGRCNSAGKPVICATQMLESMVAHPRPTRAEGSDVANAVLDGADCVMLSGETAKGLFPVEAVSMMHSICREAEGAIFHQQLFEELRRLTPLSNDPTEVTAIGAVESSFKCCAGAIIVLTTTGRSAQLLSRYRPRCPIVAVTRTPQVARQSQLLRGVFPALFHPLPAPVWADDVDNRVNFGIDIGKVRGFFKTGDMVIVVTGWIPGSGHTNIMRAVHVP
- the pklr gene encoding pyruvate kinase PKLR isoform X2 — translated: MPLPDSFIQKQQLDASMADTFLEHLCLLDIDQEPITARNTSIICTIGPASRSIPKLQEMVKAGMNIARLNFSHGSHEYHGETIKNIREAVDSMTPDPLYYRPVAIALDTKGPEIRTGLVRGSAAEEVELQRGARVRVVTDEGNRDSTDGRVIWVDYPSLPQVLQKGGRIYIDDGLIGLKVMEIGPDWVEALVESGGVLGSRKGVNLPGCDLVDMPAVSERDETDLKFGVAQGVDMVFASFIRCAKDVREVRRALGAFGKDIKVISKVESRQGVQNFLEILAESDGVMVARGDLGIEIPAEKVFIAQKMMIGRCNSAGKPVICATQMLESMVAHPRPTRAEGSDVANAVLDGADCVMLSGETAKGLFPVEAVSMMHSICREAEGAIFHQQLFEELRRLTPLSNDPTEVTAIGAVESSFKCCAGAIIVLTTTGRSAQLLSRYRPRCPIVAVTRTPQVARQSQLLRGVFPALFHPLPAPVWADDVDNRVNFGIDIGKVRGFFKTGDMVIVVTGWIPGSGHTNIMRAVHVP